One Candidatus Acidulodesulfobacterium ferriphilum genomic window, TTTTTTATAAGATTAATTTATAATAAATATTGGAGGGATTATGAGTATGACTACCGTCATAGTAATAGTTTTAACTGCCGCAGGCGTTATTATCGCCTTTTTTATTCAAATAAACATTAGAATTAAAGACTTAAAACAAGACTTAAAAGCGGAAATAGATAGTATTAGAAAAGAAATAAGAGACGATCGCAAGGAAATGGGAGACGACAATAAATGTCTTAGAGATTATATTTTTTCGTATATGAGCGATAAAGCTAAAAAAGAATCCTGCCCATAAACTCTTAAATAACTACATTGAGGGAACTCGCTTTTGACGACAAAAGCTATTCCCTCAAACTCCCTTAAGCAAAATCGGGAATGTCTTAGAAACCGTGCCAGTCCTTCCATGTGCCTGCTCCCGTTGGTCGCATAGTCCGATTTTTCTTTTTGGCGGCCATATGATATACTTATATTATCAATTAATATTCCGAAGCCGGGACGGCATTAAAAATACAAAAACGCATACATGTAATTTTTTAGAATATAAATTAATTAATAAAATCAATAAGTTAAAAAGAGCTATACTCTGCTTTGGGAGCAGGGTGTCGGAGGTTCAAATCCTCTCGCCCCGACCATTTTTCAAGCCTTTCAAGATGCATAAAAAAATCAAATTTTATGACTATGCCTAATTTTGTGCCCACATTTTATTTTTCCTTTAGAAACCGCTTATCCTTATTAATTAGTTACTTTTTATACTGGTAAGTATGTTCCGTACCTATCTACCAAAATAAAACATATCAAGGCAAAATAAGGCTGATTTTGCGGCATTTATTTAAGGTATTTATTTAAGCTGCAATAATCTTCATAAATTTTAAGCCTCGTATTTATAAGGTGCGTTAGAAGCTCTGTTTTTATGCTTTCTATCTGAAATTCGTTAAAAAACATGTTTGCCTCAAGCCTTCCGTATTTTTTCAGTTTTCTTTCGATAAATATAGTCGGATACCAGAATAAAAAGGCTATCACATTTGCTTCCCTTTCAAGTTCCGTTTCATGAAATAATGAAAATGGGGATTGATAAAGCGGATTCAAATTATGGTGGTCCAGCAGGAAATGTCCCAACTCGTGCCCTAAAAACAGGGTGAAAATATTTTCTTCCTTGTCGGGGTTATAATAAATATACCTGTGTTTGTTTAAAACAAAACTCTTCGAGTAGGGAATAGTTTCGTCGATTACGGTAATTATACCTGCATCCTCGGCAGTTTTGAGTAAATCTTCGGGCAGCATTCTTATTTTATTGAAACCTTTAATTCTAATCTCAAGACCATTAATGATTTTAGTTAAGTTCATAATTGTTTTATTTTTATTTTTTATTTTTGTTAATTTTTCCGGCGTCTTTTTGTATTTTACTGCGCCATTTGGAAATGAAGCCTGTGAACTCATTCCAGAGGGTTTCCTCTTCAATTTCTTTCCTTATATATTTATCGATTGCATCGTTTGATTCTAAAATGCCGTTAAAGCCCAAGACAGTAAATCTTTCCCCGTTATCGAGAGCATAATCGCATGCTTTTTGCCACATAAATCTGGCTCTTTTGATCGAGTTTAGCGGGAAATGGTTAGAATCGGCTTCGGAGGCGACTTTATGGAAATAGCTCTCGTTATAAAGCATGTCTATTAGTTCCATAATTTTCTTTTTGTCCGCGGCAGGCAAAGCATTATATTTTTCGTAAATATTATCCGAATTATCGCCGAAAAAATATGATACCGGAACTTTTAAAACATCCGCAAGTTTAATTAATAACCGGGTATCAGGGAATCTAACCTCCCGTTCAATCATAGAAATATATCCCGAGGTTGTTTCTATCTCGTTAGCAAGTTCAAGCTGGCTTAACCCTAATTGTTTTCTTCTTTCCTTTATTTTAAGCCCGACAGATTTTACTAATTTATTTTTATTTTTGCGAATTTTCATTTTTAGATTTTATTTTTTTATATAAGATAATACAAACACATTTGTTTAATTAATATTTGGCATATTTGTAATTGCGAAAATATAGTTGACTTTTACAAAAACAATAGTATTATTTAGATAAACATATTGTTTAAATTATGGAGCGGATGTGGGCTTGAAAGAATTAAGGCAGAGTATCGGATTCTCACAGACTTCACTGGCAAAAGAACTCGGTATAAGCAAAACGGCTATATCTTACATCGAAACAGGCAGGCGAAGACCACCCCTCGGTATAGCCTTAAGGCTTATTATTTTTTTTGGCAGCAAGGGCATAAAACTGACCATAGATGATATTTATCAATCATCCAGGTGAATTAAAAGAGCCCCTCCGCCGATGTCGTGATGACGGCCAATCGCCTAATTATTCTTACCACATGCGGAGATACCGTATAGTATAATTGATTATTCCGGCGAGGCATAATCCGGAGTTGAAACCTTTTTGTCTTTTTTGAGTTTTTCGAGATTAATATAAAAAGTTTTTAAAAAACGGCAAGACGTGACAAGACGGCACAAGACGGGACAAGACGGCGAGGTAAGCCTTGATAATCCTATATCTTTTGTCTCGTTTTTGTCTTGCCCGCGCACAGTTTTATGATAGTTGGACAAAACTCTAAAATTTTAAAATCAGAAAACCCTTGATTTTACCGGTGGGCTGTCCCAGGATCGAACCGCTGACATACTGATTAAGAGTAAATCCAATTAAATTTAATTAACATAGTAATAACAAGCAACGGCAGGCAGACGCTTACTTTTCTGATTTTTATATTTTACCTTAAATTATCCTCTTTTATAGCATTTTTTAGAAAAATCTTTACCGAAATTTTACCGCAAATTTAAAAGATGTGATATAATATTTATTAAAATAATTTCTTATTTCAAGAGAGGTTTACAATGTTTACAAAAGTTTTTACGGCAGTTATACACAAAGAAGGTAATATTTATGTTGCCGATTGTCCGGAAGTTTCTACTGTAAGTCAGGGCTATTCGATAGAAGAAGCCGTTGCAAATCTCAAAGAAGCAACAGAATTATATCTTGAAGAATTTCCGCTTTCGGAAGAAATATCAAAGCCGTTAACTACTACTTTTGAGGTTGCGGTTAATGCCTAAGTCGTTAAATTTATCCGGCGAAGATGTCATAAATAAACTTTCAAAACTTGGATTTTTTAGAGACCGCCAGCGTGGAAGCCACGTCGTATTAAAAAAACATACCGATAACGGTGATATAGGTTGCGTCGTTCCATTACATAAAGAAATAGCCAAAGGCACATTGCATAGTATTTTAAAGCAGGCAAAGATTACTTGGGAAGAATTTATAAGTATATAGATATTTTCTGTCCTGTATTTAGAAATTCAAATTTAATTTTTACTGTCCGCCGGGCGGACACCTCGAACACCTTTAAAATCCCTATAATCAATTTTAAGCCGTTTGATTTTAGGTTAATGGTTTTATACACCATTGTATTAAGATTGGTTAGATTATATCGGGCAAGACTAACATGAAATTTTAAACGGTTTCTTGAGCCCTAAATTACCTCGTATTGCTTCACTTCAAAGCACATAAGATTTTATGAAAATTAAATTTAAGCATACATCAGCCTGCCCTTCGGAAGAGGTATTTCTCTGCCGAATTCTTTGGCGGTTTCTATCCATTCGTCAATAATTACATGGATATTTTTAACGGCTTCTTCGTAAGTCTTGCCGTCCGCTATGAATCCGTGCAGTTCGGGAACCTCGGCGATAAAACTGCCGTCTTCTTCGCTCCAGTATATTATTATTTCGTATTTAGGCATTGTAATTTCCTAAAGCTTTAATTTATATTTTAAAATTATATTTCTAACCTGTCCAGTTAAAAACGAACAAGGCGTCCAGTTAAACCGAAATACGCATCCGGTACCTTTTTCTGTTGCTATAGAATTTTTATGCCGGTTATGGTCTTATTACAAAAAAAGCTCACACAGGACTTAAACGAATATTTCGTAAATTAAAAATATGATATAATAATTTTATGGAAAAGATAGCAGACAAAAACGTTGATATTGCAA contains:
- a CDS encoding XRE family transcriptional regulator; translation: MKIRKNKNKLVKSVGLKIKERRKQLGLSQLELANEIETTSGYISMIEREVRFPDTRLLIKLADVLKVPVSYFFGDNSDNIYEKYNALPAADKKKIMELIDMLYNESYFHKVASEADSNHFPLNSIKRARFMWQKACDYALDNGERFTVLGFNGILESNDAIDKYIRKEIEEETLWNEFTGFISKWRSKIQKDAGKINKNKK
- a CDS encoding type II toxin-antitoxin system HicB family antitoxin, whose translation is MFTKVFTAVIHKEGNIYVADCPEVSTVSQGYSIEEAVANLKEATELYLEEFPLSEEISKPLTTTFEVAVNA
- a CDS encoding XRE family transcriptional regulator, translating into MGLKELRQSIGFSQTSLAKELGISKTAISYIETGRRRPPLGIALRLIIFFGSKGIKLTIDDIYQSSR
- a CDS encoding type II toxin-antitoxin system HicB family antitoxin, whose amino-acid sequence is MPKYEIIIYWSEEDGSFIAEVPELHGFIADGKTYEEAVKNIHVIIDEWIETAKEFGREIPLPKGRLMYA
- a CDS encoding ImmA/IrrE family metallo-endopeptidase — translated: MSSQASFPNGAVKYKKTPEKLTKIKNKNKTIMNLTKIINGLEIRIKGFNKIRMLPEDLLKTAEDAGIITVIDETIPYSKSFVLNKHRYIYYNPDKEENIFTLFLGHELGHFLLDHHNLNPLYQSPFSLFHETELEREANVIAFLFWYPTIFIERKLKKYGRLEANMFFNEFQIESIKTELLTHLINTRLKIYEDYCSLNKYLK
- a CDS encoding addiction module toxin, HicA family gives rise to the protein MPKSLNLSGEDVINKLSKLGFFRDRQRGSHVVLKKHTDNGDIGCVVPLHKEIAKGTLHSILKQAKITWEEFISI